AGGGAGCCGCCCCGATTCGGGTACCCCACAAGACCGGATCGGGTGCCGAATGACCACGAGAATCCCGTGCGCCGCCGGGTCACATGAATGGTGGATTCCCGCCTTCGCGGGAATGACGGATGGGGTGTGAGGTTTCTCGAATGGGCAGGTTTGAAACCTGCCCCCACCGGTTCAGTTGTAGGGGCGGGTCTCAGACCCGCCCGTCCCCGACCTCGTCCACCGGGCAAAGCGACGTCGGTCGGCCTAGTCCGTACATCCCAGCAGCGCGCGCCGCACCGGATCGGTCTGGCGGGCGATGAACTCCGGCGTGTGGTGCCATTCGGGGCGCACGTCGTAGACCTGGGTGGACCACTTGTAGACCACCCACACCAGGCGGCGCGGGCGCGACGAGCGGTTGGGCATGGCGGTGTGCCAGATGTTGGTGTCGTTGATGAGGCACGTGCCCGCCGGCGCGGTGAGCGGCACCATGCCCGGCAGCGCCCGTGGCTGGTTGTCGTGATTGGCCCACGGGGGTGGACGATTCGGGTCCCTGTGACTGCCGGGCACCACCGCCGTCGGCCCGACCTCCTCGGTCACGTCGTCCAGGTAGATCGTGAGGCGCATGTAGGGTCCGCCGTCGCGGTGCCACAGCGTCGCGGCCGGCGAGTTAGGCGCCCGGTAGTTGCCCATCCCACTCGACAAGAGGACCACGTCGTGGTTTCGCGCCGCCTGCACGATCGGCAGCACAGTGGGCAGGTCCATGAAGTCCTCGAACAGTGGATCGAGCTCGAAAAAGCGGTGGAGGTCGATCGACCCGAAGCCCTTGACCGACGTCGACGCGCCGTCCACCACCGCCGACGGCACGTTTTCGTAATCGGCGATCAGCGCGTCGAAGCGCTCGCGAATCGGTTCCAGGCGCTCGGGGCTGATGGCGTTGGGCACCGCCGTGTAGCCGACGTGCTCAAGCCGCCACACGTGCATGAACAGCTCGTGCACGCTGGGAATGGGTTGCATCGCCGCTCCGTCTGCCGAGCGCATCGCCGTCGAACGCGGCCCCAGGATACGCCGCCGGGATGCACGCTATTCCCGCAGGCTGAGCACGGGCAGGTTTGAAGCCTGCCCCTACGCCAATCGCTCCAGGTCCACCGCGCGTCCCAGGCGCATGGCCTCGTAGAGTCCGTCGGCCAATTGCACGGCCCGCACGCCGTCGGCGCTGTTGGCCAGGGGCCGGCCGCCGCTGCGCACGGCGTCGATGAATGCGTCCAGCATCGCGGTGAGGCCGGCTTCCTGGTCCGGCGGCTCCGACGTCTCAGCCACGACCCGCTCACCTTCGAACACGCGGACTCCCGTCAGGTCGTTCCAAAGCTCGGCGCGGCGCGACCCGTCGTCCACCGCGCCCCAATAGGTTCCACCGTGGACGGTGCGCCCGAATTCGCCAACCACCACCTGCGCCACGCCGCCACTCGCAAACTTGATGGTCGCCGTCAGGGTGTCCGGCAGCCCCGAACGGCGCACGTAGCGACCGCCGGTTCCATAGACGCGCAGCGGACGCGAGCCGGACAGATAGGCGGCCATATCGAGCACATGGCTGCCGAACGTGCCGAGCACGCCGCCGTGCTCGGCCTCGCCCTCCCACCGGTCGGCCAGCGAGTCGACCGTGGCGCGCACCACAACCGACTGCGGTCCCGGCACCGTGGAGCGGACCAGAGCAACGCCCGGCGCCGCGCGCAACGCGAAGTCAACGCCGGCCACCACGCCCGCCTGGCGCACCGCCGCATGCGCGTGCAGCGCGTCGGGCAGCTTGGTCGCCAGCGGCGCCTCCACGAACACGTGCTTTCGGGCGCGGGCCGCCGCCGCCACCAGTTGCGCGTGCGAGTCGGGTCGGGTCGCGACCAGCACGGCCTGGACCTGGGTCCGGTGAAGCGCCCCGTCGACATCGTCGTCGGCCCTTGGGCCATCCAACTGGGCCGCCAGTTGCATGGCGGCCTCAAGATCACGATCGACGCACCACAGCAGCCGGCAGTCGGATCGCCGCGCCACCGCTCGGGCCAGGCGACCGCCCATTACGCCACACCCGATGAGAGCCAATTGCAAGGGACCCGCGGCGGCGCCCGCCATGGTTGTCACGGATTCGGGCAAACCGCGCGTAACGTCATGCCGGCGAATGGCGATCTATCGCGCGAGACATTCCATGCTCCACAGATTTAGATTTAACGTCGTACGCGCCCACCGCAGCCATTTCCTGTCGTATAGTGGACGCCACAATTCGACATAATGCCTAACCGCCTGATGCCCGACGGTTCCGAGCGCCTCGCCAGGCGTCTGCACCGCGCCGAAATCATAAGCCTCAGCGCCTCGTTGGCGGTCTTCGTCGTCATCGGCGTCATTGGGCTGTTCGTGTGGCGCAGCAACAGTGCCGAGCCTGTCACTGCCGCGCCTCAATCAACCCCCACCGTCGTGGCGCGTCCGGTCGCCACCGAGCCGCCGCCGGCGCCCACCGCGGCAACCCCCGCACCAACCGAGGCAGTCCAGGTGGACATCGAACCGCCCCCGGTCGCCGAACAGGTGGAGCAGCCCAATCCGCTCGACCTGATCCAGACGTGGCCCGGCGATCGGCCGTTCTCCCTGCTGCTGCTGGGTCTCGACCAGCGGCCCGGAGAGGCCAGCGGTCGCACCGACGCCATGGTGCTCACTCGAATCGAGCCGGCCAACAACTCCGCGGCGCTGATCTCCATCCCGCGCGATTTGTGCATCGCCACCTGCCGCACGGACCCCTACCGCATCAACTCCGTCTACCAGAATGAGGGTCCCGATGTCCTCCGACAGCGCGTGGGAGAAATCGTGGGGATCAAGGTGGACTATGTGATGGTCTTCGACTTCTACGGCTTCCGGCGGCTCGTCGACTTCTTTGGCGGCGTCGAAGTCGACGTGACCACCACGATCTACGACGAGAGCTATCCCAACGCTACCGACACCGGGTTCGAGCCCCTGTATATCCCCGCCGGCGTCAACCACTTCGATGGCGATATGGCGCTGCGCTACGCGCGCTCGCGCCATCAGGACGGGGCCATCGCCCGCGATCAGCGGCAACAGCAGATTCTCCTCGCCCTGCGGGATCAGCTATTGACCCCGCGCACGATCTTGCAGTGGCCCAACTTCCTGGAGCGCCTGCGCGACACCTTCAAGACCGACGTGCCGTTCGAGCTGGTCCCCTCCATGCTCAAGCTCGCGCTCTCGATCGACTCGTCGCGCGTGGTTCAGGGCGCGGTCGGGTTCGATCGCGGGCTATCGCGCACGGTTATCGCCGAAAACGGCGCCTACGTGCTCGAACCCAACGTGCCCCTCATCCAGGCCTACGCCGCCGAGCTGATCCGCAACGGCGAGGCCCTGCCGGCAATGGAAGGCACCGCCGCCAGTCCCGAATTCGCCGACCGGCAGCACCTGGAGCCGTAACGAGGGTCTAAGAGACCTCACGTCGTGGCAGGACGGTCGTTGGCCATTCGCGATGCGCGGCCACACGAACCCATTCCGAACGCCAGCCGCTGACCCCCATCCTGACCTTCCCCCTTCCAGGGGGAAGGGACCAGAACTGAGCCTCCCTAGCACCTCACTCCGGGGACCGGCGAGCCACGACGTAGATTTCGGACGGCTCATAGGCGACCTCTAGCGCCCGCCGCAGGATGGCCGCCACCCGCGTCAACTCGTCGCGCGTGTGCTGCAATTCGGCGCTCACCGCGTGCAGCGCCGCCTCCAGGTCCGCCGCGTAGCGCGACCGCGCCACGCGACCGCCCAGCCACCGCGTCACGCGGTCTTCGTCGGGCGGCGCGTTGCGATCCGGTGGCGGATCCTCCGTTATGTCAAGATCGCCGAGCGTTACCGGCAGGCCGCGCGCGGACGTTGGATTGACCCCGGACGCATGCACGTCGAGTCCCGCGTCCCGGCACAGGAACTCGAGCAACTCCAAGTCGTAAGGCCGCACGTGGGTCGGGTCCTTCCAGAACTCGTGCGCAATTGTCGGCAAGCTGCCCGGATTCGGCGTGGCCACGATCAACGATCCACCGGGGACCAGGCGGCTTCCGCCGAGCCGCACCAGCGCCGCGCCTTCGTCCACCGGAAAGTGCTCGATGACGTGCAGGGCGCTCACCACGTCGAACGTCTCGGGCGTCGCCTGCAGATAGTCCAGCGCCTCAGCCTCGATCACCCGGTGAGTCGCGGCGTGCGCCAGCATGGCCCTGTCCAGGTCGACGCCGTGGGTTTCCATTCCAGCGGCGGCCGCCACGTCCAGAAACTCGCCCCGACCGCAGCCGATGTCGAGGATTCGCCCCGCCGACGGGAGGAATTGGGCGTACCACGCGCGCGCGTCGCGGACCATCGCGGGGTCGAACCCGCGGAAGGCGTACCAGTCGGACGCCATCAGGACGTGTAGCGGTCGCGGCGCAAGGCGGCAGGTGAGAAGGTGAACATGGCAATCAGGAGCGAGGCGCGGTCCCGTCGCGACCGTACAATACTGGGCCGCTTGTCAGGTCACCGCCCGTGCGCAACGACGACGTCGAAATCTTCGCCATCGGCACGGAGCTCGTGACCGGGCTGATTCTGGACACCAACTCGCACTGGATCGCCGGCGAGGTGGCCGTGGCCGGGGGCGACGTGCGGCGCATCACCGCGCTGGCCGACGACTTTGACGCCCTCACGGCCGAGTTGCGCGCTGCGATAGCCCGCCGCGCTCGGGTAATCATCACCACCGGCGGCCTGGGCCCCACGCCCGACGACCTGACGGTCGAGGCCGTGGCCGAGCTAGCCGGCTGCGGCGTGCACACGCCCCATGAGGTGCTGGAGGACTACGCGCGCCGGCGCGGCATCAGCCTGGAAGAGGCCTCCAGCCCGCCGCGACTGAAGATGGGCACCGTCCCGGCCGCCGCTCGGGTGCATCTCAACCCGGTGGGTTGGGCGCCCTGCTTCATGGTGCCAGTCGAAGACTCCAGCATCTGGTGCATGCCGGGACCGCCGCGCGAGGTCCAGGGCTGCTTCAGCGCCCACATCAAGCCCGTCGTCGAGCACCTGTTTGCCGGTCAGTCCGCGCGGATGCGCGTGTTCATCGACGCCCACGAGTCCGAGACCTCGCCGCTCATGCAGTCGGTCATGCGCCGCATTCCATCCGCCTATCTCAA
Above is a window of Chloroflexota bacterium DNA encoding:
- a CDS encoding phytanoyl-CoA dioxygenase family protein, which encodes MQPIPSVHELFMHVWRLEHVGYTAVPNAISPERLEPIRERFDALIADYENVPSAVVDGASTSVKGFGSIDLHRFFELDPLFEDFMDLPTVLPIVQAARNHDVVLLSSGMGNYRAPNSPAATLWHRDGGPYMRLTIYLDDVTEEVGPTAVVPGSHRDPNRPPPWANHDNQPRALPGMVPLTAPAGTCLINDTNIWHTAMPNRSSRPRRLVWVVYKWSTQVYDVRPEWHHTPEFIARQTDPVRRALLGCTD
- a CDS encoding Gfo/Idh/MocA family oxidoreductase, which translates into the protein MAGAAAGPLQLALIGCGVMGGRLARAVARRSDCRLLWCVDRDLEAAMQLAAQLDGPRADDDVDGALHRTQVQAVLVATRPDSHAQLVAAAARARKHVFVEAPLATKLPDALHAHAAVRQAGVVAGVDFALRAAPGVALVRSTVPGPQSVVVRATVDSLADRWEGEAEHGGVLGTFGSHVLDMAAYLSGSRPLRVYGTGGRYVRRSGLPDTLTATIKFASGGVAQVVVGEFGRTVHGGTYWGAVDDGSRRAELWNDLTGVRVFEGERVVAETSEPPDQEAGLTAMLDAFIDAVRSGGRPLANSADGVRAVQLADGLYEAMRLGRAVDLERLA
- a CDS encoding LCP family protein, whose translation is MPNRLMPDGSERLARRLHRAEIISLSASLAVFVVIGVIGLFVWRSNSAEPVTAAPQSTPTVVARPVATEPPPAPTAATPAPTEAVQVDIEPPPVAEQVEQPNPLDLIQTWPGDRPFSLLLLGLDQRPGEASGRTDAMVLTRIEPANNSAALISIPRDLCIATCRTDPYRINSVYQNEGPDVLRQRVGEIVGIKVDYVMVFDFYGFRRLVDFFGGVEVDVTTTIYDESYPNATDTGFEPLYIPAGVNHFDGDMALRYARSRHQDGAIARDQRQQQILLALRDQLLTPRTILQWPNFLERLRDTFKTDVPFELVPSMLKLALSIDSSRVVQGAVGFDRGLSRTVIAENGAYVLEPNVPLIQAYAAELIRNGEALPAMEGTAASPEFADRQHLEP
- a CDS encoding class I SAM-dependent methyltransferase codes for the protein MASDWYAFRGFDPAMVRDARAWYAQFLPSAGRILDIGCGRGEFLDVAAAAGMETHGVDLDRAMLAHAATHRVIEAEALDYLQATPETFDVVSALHVIEHFPVDEGAALVRLGGSRLVPGGSLIVATPNPGSLPTIAHEFWKDPTHVRPYDLELLEFLCRDAGLDVHASGVNPTSARGLPVTLGDLDITEDPPPDRNAPPDEDRVTRWLGGRVARSRYAADLEAALHAVSAELQHTRDELTRVAAILRRALEVAYEPSEIYVVARRSPE
- a CDS encoding molybdopterin-binding protein, producing the protein MRNDDVEIFAIGTELVTGLILDTNSHWIAGEVAVAGGDVRRITALADDFDALTAELRAAIARRARVIITTGGLGPTPDDLTVEAVAELAGCGVHTPHEVLEDYARRRGISLEEASSPPRLKMGTVPAAARVHLNPVGWAPCFMVPVEDSSIWCMPGPPREVQGCFSAHIKPVVEHLFAGQSARMRVFIDAHESETSPLMQSVMRRIPSAYLKAYVGMSNPEGLPVDIVVRSTDGAAPNELLQQAYDEFCAVAAASGKTVSLEAPAAS